The Impatiens glandulifera chromosome 8, dImpGla2.1, whole genome shotgun sequence genome includes a window with the following:
- the LOC124912533 gene encoding pumilio homolog 1-like isoform X2 yields MSRDEEDREKNFPIDQPEYSSTTRDLEISIPPIGAERNLRNSLTTVPEESQDDVNALSDLNLSDGDHMRSSTELQPSNSSLLNNESQIPFHIKSTTDLQPSDSSSMNNESQIPSHRESSTDLQPSNSSLLNNESQIPSHIESSTDLQPSNSSLLNNESQIPSQMFPNDTGNLDGDVRDRNVLEDFMKDETHSFKLLDIRGHVVEFSMDEIGSQFIEQKLETATIEEKILIFEESIPHALILMTDKHGVRVILTFLEHGLTTQKMKLAEKCLGHVFILSLHLYGSLVIQKALAVVDMEQKIKIVKELETNVINCFFNRDANCVIQRCIDCVSEEDILFIFSSCIDQIVYISIHPIASHIIEKILKCCKDPMIRSRVIDGIVASASILVHDEFGNHVVQSMENLRRDLRWLKS; encoded by the exons ATGAGCAGAGACGAGGAAGACAGAGAGAAAAACTTTCCAATTGATCAACCTGAATACTCTTCTACAACTCGAGATCTCGAAATCAGCATTCCTCCAATTGGTGCTGAGAGGAATTTGAGAAATTCACTAACTACAGTGCCAGAAGAATCTCAGGATGATGTTAATGCTTTGTCTGATTTAAACTTGTCAGATGGTGATCATATGAGAAGCAGCACAGAATTACAACCTTCCAATAGTTCCTTATTGAACAATGAAAGTCAGATACCTTTTCATATAAAAAGCACCACTGACTTACAACCTTCCGATAGTTCCTCAATGAACAATGAAAGTCAGATACCTTCTCATAGAGAAAGCAGCACTGACTTACAACCTTCTAATAGTTCCTTATTGAACAATGAAAGTCAGATACCTTCTCATATAGAAAGCAGCACTGACTTACAACCTTCCAATAGTTCCTTATTGAACAATGAAAGTCAGATACCTTCTCAAATGTTTCCAAATGATACGGGAAACTTAGATGGGGATGTAAGGGATCGAAATGTGCTAGAAGACTTTATGAAAGACGAAACCCATTCTTTTAAACTTCTTGATATTCGTGGGCATGTTGTTGAGTTCAG TATGGATGAAATTGGGAGCCAGTTTATTGAACAGAAGCTTGAGACTGCAACTATAGAGGAGAAAATTTTGATCTTCGAGGAATCGATACCTCACGCACTTATTCTAATGACCGACAAACATGGGGTACGCGTGATTCTAACG TTCTTGGAACATGGGCTAACAACGCAGAAAATGAAATTGGCTGAGAAATGCTTAGGTCATGTGTTTATACTTAGCCTTCATTTATATGGTTCACTAGTGATTCAGAAGGCATTAGCTGTTGTTGATATGGAGCAAAAGATAAAAATAGTTAAGGAGCTCGAAACTAATGTCATTAACTGTTTTTTTAATCGGGATGCTAACTGTGTTATCCAGAGATGCATTGATTGTGTTTCCGAAGAGGATATCCTATTCATATTCTCTTCTTGCATCGATCAAATTGTTTACATCTCAATACATCCTATTGCAAGTCATATCATAGAG AAAATATTAAAGTGTTGCAAGGATCCAATGATCCGGAGTAGAGTGATTGATGGAATTGTAGCATCTGCTAGCATTTTGGTGCATGATGAATTTGGCAATCATGTTGTTCAG AGCATGGAGAACCTGAGGAGAGATCTAAGATGGTTGAAAAGTTAG
- the LOC124912781 gene encoding pumilio homolog 2-like, producing the protein MDEIDDSQNPGFPPPSPTKENWRNQYYAYRSPSGEIHYLLLSDFYGHLVKTSEDVIGSRFIKKKLQTATIEDKNEAFKELKPHALALMKDKFGSRVIKSFFEHGLDLQRKGLAEELFGNVYTLSLDQYGCRVIQKALELVDMDQKIKIVRELDNHVNTCLYDDKASHVIRKCVECVPEEHIGVIVSVCVDQIVKLAQHTPGNYILQSILKYCKNTLTQKRVIDGIVSSLVILANNGFGNYVVQCAVEHGKPEDRSKIVEKLAENIVEVSLNRFGSGAIQKCLVFGSHCDRKLILNVILGSTDRNEPLQTIVKGQSGKFVVRTLLKTCDDEQRELILLRIKIHCLEKYLPQED; encoded by the exons atggaCGAGATAGATGATAGTCAAAACCCCGGGTTTCCGCCACCTTCGCCAACCAAAGAGAATTGGAGAAATCAG TATTATGCCTATAGATCCCCCTCGGGCGAAATCCATTATCTTCTACTCTCAGATTTTTATGGGCATCTTGTTAAAACCAG TGAGGATGTTATTGGAAGCCGGTTTATTAAAAAGAAGCTTCAAACTGCAACGATAGAGGACAAAAATGAGGCCTTCAAGGAATTAAAACCTCATGCACTTGCTCTAATGAAGGACAAGTTTGGGAGTCGCGTTATCAAATCG TTCTTTGAACATGGACTAGATTTGCAGAGAAAAGGATTGGCTGAGGAACTTTTTGGTAATGTGTATACACTTAGCCTTGATCAGTATGGTTGCAGAGTCATTCAGAAG GCATTGGAACTTGTTGATATGGACCAAAAGATAAAAATCGTTAGAGAGCTCGATAATCATGTCAATACCTGTCTTTATGACGATAAAGCTAGCCATGTAATCCGGAAATGTGTTGAATGTGTTCCTGAAGAGCATATCGGTGTCATTGTTTCTGTTTGCGTAGATCAAATTGTTAAATTGGCACAGCATACTCCTGGAAATTATATCTTACAG TCTATATTGAAGTATTGCAAGAACACATTGACCCAGAAGAGAGTGATCGATGGAATTGTATCATCTCTAGTCATCTTAGCAAACAATGGATTTGGCAACTATGTTGTTCAATGTGCGGTTGAGCATGGAAAACCTGAGGACCGTTCTAAAATAGTTGAAAAGTTAGCTGAAAACATAGTTGAGGTGAGCCTGAACAGATTTGGATCGGGCGCCATTCAGAAATGTTTGGTTTTTGGCAGTCATTGTGACCGTAAACTTATCTTAAATGTGATTCTTGGATCCACGGATAGAAATGAGCCACTTCAG ACAATAGTGAAAGGCCAATCTGGAAAGTTTGTTGTGCGTACTCTTCTGAAAACTTGTGATGATGAGCAACGAGAGTTGATCTTGTTGCGAATTAAGATCCATTGTCTAGAGAAATATTTGCCCCAGGAAGACTGA
- the LOC124912533 gene encoding pumilio homolog 1-like isoform X1: protein MSRDEEDREKNFPIDQPEYSSTTRDLEISIPPIGAERNLRNSLTTVPEESQDDVNALSDLNLSDGDHMRSSTELQPSNSSLLNNESQIPFHIKSTTDLQPSDSSSMNNESQIPSHRESSTDLQPSNSSLLNNESQIPSHIESSTDLQPSNSSLLNNESQIPSQMFPNDTGNLDGDVRDRNVLEDFMKDETHSFKLLDIRGHVVEFSMDEIGSQFIEQKLETATIEEKILIFEESIPHALILMTDKHGVRVILTFLEHGLTTQKMKLAEKCLGHVFILSLHLYGSLVIQKALAVVDMEQKIKIVKELETNVINCFFNRDANCVIQRCIDCVSEEDILFIFSSCIDQIVYISIHPIASHIIEKILKCCKDPMIRSRVIDGIVASASILVHDEFGNHVVQHAIEHGEPEERSKMVEKLAGRVVWMSQHKFAVNVIEKCLDFTDPFDRKLIINEILAPMEGGYDPFKRMLKNRFGNYIIQKALEVCDDEQRQLIRLRVEADLNNFR from the exons ATGAGCAGAGACGAGGAAGACAGAGAGAAAAACTTTCCAATTGATCAACCTGAATACTCTTCTACAACTCGAGATCTCGAAATCAGCATTCCTCCAATTGGTGCTGAGAGGAATTTGAGAAATTCACTAACTACAGTGCCAGAAGAATCTCAGGATGATGTTAATGCTTTGTCTGATTTAAACTTGTCAGATGGTGATCATATGAGAAGCAGCACAGAATTACAACCTTCCAATAGTTCCTTATTGAACAATGAAAGTCAGATACCTTTTCATATAAAAAGCACCACTGACTTACAACCTTCCGATAGTTCCTCAATGAACAATGAAAGTCAGATACCTTCTCATAGAGAAAGCAGCACTGACTTACAACCTTCTAATAGTTCCTTATTGAACAATGAAAGTCAGATACCTTCTCATATAGAAAGCAGCACTGACTTACAACCTTCCAATAGTTCCTTATTGAACAATGAAAGTCAGATACCTTCTCAAATGTTTCCAAATGATACGGGAAACTTAGATGGGGATGTAAGGGATCGAAATGTGCTAGAAGACTTTATGAAAGACGAAACCCATTCTTTTAAACTTCTTGATATTCGTGGGCATGTTGTTGAGTTCAG TATGGATGAAATTGGGAGCCAGTTTATTGAACAGAAGCTTGAGACTGCAACTATAGAGGAGAAAATTTTGATCTTCGAGGAATCGATACCTCACGCACTTATTCTAATGACCGACAAACATGGGGTACGCGTGATTCTAACG TTCTTGGAACATGGGCTAACAACGCAGAAAATGAAATTGGCTGAGAAATGCTTAGGTCATGTGTTTATACTTAGCCTTCATTTATATGGTTCACTAGTGATTCAGAAGGCATTAGCTGTTGTTGATATGGAGCAAAAGATAAAAATAGTTAAGGAGCTCGAAACTAATGTCATTAACTGTTTTTTTAATCGGGATGCTAACTGTGTTATCCAGAGATGCATTGATTGTGTTTCCGAAGAGGATATCCTATTCATATTCTCTTCTTGCATCGATCAAATTGTTTACATCTCAATACATCCTATTGCAAGTCATATCATAGAG AAAATATTAAAGTGTTGCAAGGATCCAATGATCCGGAGTAGAGTGATTGATGGAATTGTAGCATCTGCTAGCATTTTGGTGCATGATGAATTTGGCAATCATGTTGTTCAG CATGCGATAGAGCATGGAGAACCTGAGGAGAGATCTAAGATGGTTGAAAAGTTAGCTGGAAGAGTTGTTTGGATGAGCCAACATAAGTTTGCGGTTAATGTTATTGAGAAATGTCTTGATTTTACTGATCCTTTTGACCGTAAACTTATCATAAATGAGATTCTTGCTCCCATGGAGGGGGGATACGACCCATTTAAG AGAATGCTGAAAAACAGGTTTGGAAACTACATTATACAGAAGGCTCTGGAAGTTTGTGATGATGAGCAACGACAGTTGATTCGGTTGCGAGTTGAGGCCGATTTAAACAACTTTAGATAA